In Oryza brachyantha chromosome 1, ObraRS2, whole genome shotgun sequence, the following are encoded in one genomic region:
- the LOC121053295 gene encoding uncharacterized protein LOC121053295 — protein MYQESMHKSDAENTTSSSLEGSQDSKDDALMNRSRSFAEAVVTMVCPVILAIALKKVDLKSEEHGTAAPITMLVAAAVALIFGTAPFLALCFSRRFFNGERRLPTNATNVLVPLSSVCLIGLASWIIHLILSERWAIVFPAFGVVLGLCVLIRTVVYCRAPVGPVDDDALDGRLEKSLEFLAGVTALLFLGLEGLALEAQVPQGGQHRLAAPLGASFVACVFGVLLVLLDMIPPLLRPITVSSLAVMFDVVMALAVTAVMWSIMHEILDEQRALLALLLPPFLIFMVWVYDATLGLRSGGVGEDEKPASLELAKVTFTGFLAVSVPVIRTGSLCSSTDWFLIFAASAIVSGFAWRLLTHYEMGKTANFASLCTHICVAIATVPFTAMAVYALQRKDTPDAKAPVPM, from the exons ATGTACCAAGAAAGCATGCATAAATCAGATGCAGAGAATACTACTTCTAGTTCGTTAGAAGGGTCACAAGATTCAAAAGAT GATGCTCTTATGAACCGCTCCCGTTCGTttgcggaggcggtggtgacCATGGTGTGCCCGGTGATTCTCGCGATCGCGCTGAAGAAGGTCGACCTGAAGAGCGAGGAGCACGGGACGGCTGCCCCGATTACTATGCTTGTTGCGGCAGCCGTCGCGCTGATCTTCGGCACCGCCCCCTTCCTCGCTCTGTGCTTCTCGAGGAGGTTCTTCAATGGCGAGAGGAGACTCCCTACCAATGCAACCAACGTCCTGGTCCCGTTGTCCTCCGTGTGCCTCATCGGCCTCGCGAGCTGGATCATACACCTCATACTCTCGGAACGGTGGGCTATCGTTTTTCCGGCCTTTGGCGTCGTGCTCGGGCTCTGCGTCCTGATTCGTACTGTCGTCTACTGCCGTGCACCGGTCGGCCCGGTAGACGATGATGCGTTGGATGGGAGGCTGGAGAAGTCGCTCGAGTTCCTGGCCGGTGTCACGGCGCTGCTGTTCCTGGGGCTGGAAGGGCTAGCCCTGGAGGCGCAGGTTCCTCAGGGAGGGCAGCATCGTCTCGCGGCGCCACTGGGAGCGAGCTTCGTCGCTTGCGTGTTCGGCGTGTTGCTCGTTCTCCTCGACATGATCCCGCCTCTCCTGCGTCCCATCACCGTTTCCAGCCTCGCCGTGATGTTCGACGTCGTCATGgctctcgccgtcaccgcgGTCATGTGGTCTATCATGCACGAGATCCTGGACGAGCAACGGGCGCTGCTAGCGCTGCTGCTACCGCCCTTCCTCATCTTCATGGTGTGGGTATACGATGCCACCTTGGGCctccgcagcggcggcgtcggcgaggacgaaAAGCCGGCGTCGCTGGAGCTGGCCAAGGTCACGTTCACCGGGTTTCTGGCCGTGTCGGTGCCAGTCATCAGGACCGGTTCGCTCTGCAGCTCCACCGACTGGTTTCTCATCTTCGCGGCATCGGCCATTGTTTCAGGCTTCGCTTGGAGGCTCCTGACGCACTACGAGATGGGGAAGACGGCCAATTTCGCTTCCTTGTGCACCCATATCTGTGTTGCCATTGCAACGGTGCCATTCACAGCTATGGCCGTATATGCCCTCCAGAGAAAGGACACACCGGATGCTAAAGCACCGGTTCCAAtgtaa